The nucleotide window GATGACGATTTTTATACACATTGCAATACAATTAAATATCGCAACAATAAAGGTATCCCACCTTTTAGATTGTCTAAAAGAGAATAAAGAGGCCATAAAATGAGTACAGATATTCATTTCATCTGCCCCAAATGCGGAAACACTACCTACGAAACAGGCGAGATCCGCACCACAGGCGGCTTTCTCAGCAAACTCTTCGATGTCCAGAACAAAAGGTTTACTCATGTCACCTGCAAGCGCTGTAAATACACCGAGTTTTACCAGGCCGACAGCAGCATGCTTGGGAACATTTTCGACCTGTTCACATCGTAATGAGCTGACAAAAAACTTTTTTTCGTGAATTTCTTTTTACTCCTTTTTTTGCTTTTTTTGATTGCTTGTTTCAGGGACTGGAGAGCAGCAGTGCTGGTAAGTAACGTTTTTACGGGAGCTTTTCATACTTGACGAAGGAAAACATGTTTTCATAATTGTAAAAACAGGTGGTCTAAAAAATCAAATAATTTAACCAATGTGCTATATCTTGTTCATAACTTATGAAAACTTATCATTGGTCATCGGTTAAGGAATTTTCTTGCCTGAAAGCTATCGATTTTACATTAAAAACCAGCCTTAAACTTTGGCCTATTTACGTGAAATCGATACATGGTTCCAGTTCACAATTAATAAAAATGTTAGCTAAATGCTGAGTAAATTATGCAATTTATTACGATTCATCACTTAACCGAATACGCATGGAAAACTTATTTATTTTATGCCATATAATACATTATAAATTATTTCTTGCATATTATCTTTCAAATTTAACAATAATTGTCTTATCAATGAGCACTTAACTAATATTCATACAAATATGTAAATATTTATATAAATACAGTATAAATATAGACATAGATACAAATATAAATATAAATTTTATATTCCATTCATTGATCGAAACAATGTATAAAAAATAATAAGTTATGTGCAATAACCCGTACTTAAAGTATGGAGTATACTTCAGGTCGCCTGCCTGAGTTTTGGAACTAAGTTAGTATCCTTTTAAAATTTCTTAGTGCAAAATTTCACTTCCAACCTCTGTAATCTGGTATCAAGAAGCCTTATTTTTACAAAGAAGCAACGATACCATATCTGTACAAAATAAAAAAGAGACAATAAGTCACTTACCACAGACCTGAAGATCAGGGTATTCATTCTGTCAGCGCTCCACAGCAATAGTGTATATTGTCGCATCGTAGTGTCGTCATAAAGAAAAGCTCGAAAGAATAAAGACAGAAAGAATAAACGAAAAAAAATGAGTAATTTCAGGTAGTGAATCTAAGTTTGATGCTTAATGTAAAAACGACAAGATTGTTAAAAATCACAATAGTAAAAAATTCTTGAGAAAAACCACTTGGCAAGATGAAACCGATTATTAAAAGGACGATACAAAAGTATGAGTCCTAAAAATATTAAAGATCAGGATTCCATACCCTATCAGGCACTAGTAGATGAAAACCGTGCTTTAAAAGATGAGATACAGAGCCTGAAAGCACGCTTAGAGAAAGCTGAAGAACTTGAGTGCACTATAGAAAAAGTGAATATGAAATGCAAGTTGAGTGAGACTTTTCGCAAGTCGCTTAACTCCATAAATCTGACAATTCATTCAATCCTTGACTTCGACGAGATGATGAAAGAAATTGTTTCGGAAGCAGCAAAAGCAATTGGAAGTGAAACTGCCGCTATTTCTCTTAGAAAGGGTTACCATTGGGTCCTCAGTTATTCATATGGTTTTCCGGAGAATATAATCGGATCGGTAATGAATGACAAGGAAGAAACTCACGCTGTACTTGCAATAAAAACTAAAAAACCGGTCGCTATAAACGATGCCTTTAACGATGAACGAGTAAATCGCATTCACATGAGAAAATGGAACGTTCGTTCCGTACTGGTTGTACCTCTTATAACCAGAGATGAAGTTATCGGTGTGATTTTTTTTAACTTTCACAAATCTACTTTTGCATTTAGTAACGTCCATATTAGTTTTGGGACGCAACTTGCTTCATTGGTATCGTTAGCCCTGGAAAACTCCCGCCTTATAGAGAATCTAAAAATAGAACTTACTAAACACAAAAAAGTAGAAGAAGCATTACTTAAGAGTGAGACAAGGTATCGTCAAATTGTGGAAACTTCGCAGGAAGGGATATGGCTAACTGATCACAGCAATCGAACCGTCTTTGTCAATCAGAAAGTATCTGAAATGCTGGGATATAGCATAGAGGAGATCCTTAAACAATCACCTCAAAAGTTCATATCTTCAGAGTTTAACGCAGGGTCAGACAATAAACTGCGTGAATATCTGCCTGAAGTTAACCACTTGATCGACTACCGGTTTACCCGGAAGGATGGATCGGACCTGTGGTGCATTCTTTCCTCCAGTCCGTTACTCGATGACCAGGGAAAATATGCTGGGTCACTGACCATGATTATGGACATTACCGACCGCAAGCGAGCAGAAGAAGCCCTTAAAAAAGCCTGCAATAGCTTAGAAGGAAAAATTAAAAAACGCACAGAAGAGCTGGAAATTGCTTACAATTCAT belongs to Methanosarcina barkeri 3 and includes:
- a CDS encoding zinc ribbon domain-containing protein, with the protein product MSTDIHFICPKCGNTTYETGEIRTTGGFLSKLFDVQNKRFTHVTCKRCKYTEFYQADSSMLGNIFDLFTS
- a CDS encoding PAS domain S-box protein; its protein translation is MSPKNIKDQDSIPYQALVDENRALKDEIQSLKARLEKAEELECTIEKVNMKCKLSETFRKSLNSINLTIHSILDFDEMMKEIVSEAAKAIGSETAAISLRKGYHWVLSYSYGFPENIIGSVMNDKEETHAVLAIKTKKPVAINDAFNDERVNRIHMRKWNVRSVLVVPLITRDEVIGVIFFNFHKSTFAFSNVHISFGTQLASLVSLALENSRLIENLKIELTKHKKVEEALLKSETRYRQIVETSQEGIWLTDHSNRTVFVNQKVSEMLGYSIEEILKQSPQKFISSEFNAGSDNKLREYLPEVNHLIDYRFTRKDGSDLWCILSSSPLLDDQGKYAGSLTMIMDITDRKRAEEALKKACNSLEGKIKKRTEELEIAYNSLKESERSLAEAQEIAHIGNWCRNIETEEVRWSDEVYRIFGFEPQEFGVDYNVFLSCVHPDEREYLIEAVKQALNEKFFDAEYRIIRPNGVERILHEDIKVICNNENVPIRLSGTVQDITERKKAEEALIKLEKTRIKEIHHRIKNNLQVISSLLDLQAETFKDETVRQAFNESQNRVFSMSLIHEELYKGSEAYTLDFSSYLEKLAENLLKTYSTSSKNIRLKMDLEENTFLDMDTAVPLGIIVNELISNSLKHAFTEKREGEIQVRFCRNEEEKCDEMHSLMFSLTISDNGKGIPEDLDLENIESLGLQLVSTLVDQLDGEFQLKRDNGTNFKLSFSVKEKENQAYQQPYINSLNIE